The sequence below is a genomic window from Salminus brasiliensis chromosome 6, fSalBra1.hap2, whole genome shotgun sequence.
TGGTGGGTTTTCTCAAACCCGAGAATCATCTTTTAACACAAGCCGGCCTTTGGTTAATGAGGTGCACCCTGTCAAGCTACAGCCTCATACACCCCTTTTTGTCTCTGATTGTTTTAGAGAGAACAGACTGGACAAGCCTGCCAACTCTCCTCATGTTAGATACAGAGTAGATATCAAACCAGATGAAGCAGTTCTTCAACATACTACATGGAAACAACCCACTGCCAGAAGTGACATACCCTGGCAGCGTTATTCTTCATCAAGCTTCAGAAGTATGTCTGTGCCTCGCCAAATGTCCACCTCCACAACACCTACTCCCAGTGAGAGTTACAGCATGGACTACAAGCACTCTTCCCATTATCCAAACTCTATGCCCAGGGCCTACATTCAGCCAGCAGAGATTCCTTTAGGTGAGACTTCTCTTAGATATCCAAGAAAGTACAGAAATCTGTCTATCCCAAACATTCCAACCAAATTCTTCTACACAGAAGATCCCATCAGGTGTTCAGTCCAGTCACCAGGTAGAACCTATTTTCAGGAGAATCAGTACACTATTAACAGTAGTAACAGACAGAATCCTTCCCTCAGTGGTCAGTGTATGAATGACTCAAGGTCCCAGTGGGTTCATACAATGCCTCTGCATACACACTATGCTGAATCTTACCAGGAACCATTGAATGCATATTACAGTAGACCATACTCAGTGAGTGAACCTGGACCATACTTCATGCCTTCACCAGCGGTAAGAACACACTGTAGAGAAAGTGCAAGGGAATATGCTTTCCCCTCTGATTATTCCAAGATTTTCTGCACAAGGCCCTTTCATTCCCCAGCAGAATGCCCAATTCCAATAAAGGCATTCCACAAAGAGAGAAGACATCTTCCAGATATGTTTCCAGATGAATGGTACCGATCAAGCATAGCTACATGTTCCAGTCATCACCCATCCTCCCAAGTGACACCTCAGAAAGTTCCAGCAGTGAGCCGTCAGTGTGCCAATCACTTGACCGAGCCTAGCCCATTGGGAGATGTCAGGAACTATTCAAAGTCCTGGGAGAACATTCTTATCCCCCATATGGAGAAGGAGCACAGAATTTCACGCGGCAGGAGTTATGAAAACCTGTATCatcaagggagagagagagttcctTCTGACAACACACAAAAACCAGTCATAATTAACCTCTCTAGTTCACCAAGACGGTATGCTGCCTTATCCATCTCTGAAAATTCTCTGGAGAAATGTGCTAGCAAAAGAAGAACTGGCATAGGATGTCACTGGTTTGTAACTCCAGAGATTACAATAACTGATAATGAAATTTGTTCAGgtaacaacagaaaaaaagatgGAAACTGGGATGGTAGACAGGCTCAAAATACAAACACTCATAATCCAAAGCCCTCAAATTTATCAGAACCctcagagagaaaacacaataaCAGCTCTCTTCAGCAGAGTCTTGAGCAGCTGGATGAATTGTTAGCCGATTTGGTCTTTGATTACAAACCTCAAAACAGTGAGGACCTAATAGACCAGCTCAAACTGTTGATTAATGATGAAGTAAAAGGGGAGAAGTCAATAACAGATCAAGAGGATTCTGGACTTTTAAACACTCAGACCAGTTCTTTAAAGACTAGTCAAGATACCTTTAAAGATCCAGATAGTGGTTGTGAGGGGTTTCAGATGAATGCTGAGGACATCACAATGAACCAAAGTGCTGATGAGCATGGTTCTATGATGTGCTCCAACAAAAAATGCCAACATATGGAAACTCTGTTTAATGCCAGCTTGTACTTTAAGTCTTGCCACAGTTGTCATACTTATTATTGCTCCAGAAACTGCAGACGGGAGGACTGGGATACCCACAAAGATAGCTGCCTGCATGGCCGCATCAATAGTGCTTGTAGGCATATCCTAAGACATTGTAGAGAAAACTCTGAGATTCATAAAGCTTTCTCACGTATTGCTAAAGTAGGCTATCTGTCCCGAGGCAGAGGGATCTTGTTCATAGGTTTCCAAAACACTGATTCTGCAGATA
It includes:
- the unm_hu7912 gene encoding apical junction component 1 homolog, whose amino-acid sequence is MTRTSDIIVSTIYQDLTIGPNCGFTKYSLPVKECDSQMVGTQNQDFETINKRHCRSFDFIESLDDPNICSLSMENPYTSERQTVNKDVWYGIGQQGHLRFSSPDIFNTKLFHQQTSTDKTSESAQTTVPGKTRSQSATKVRGPLTPVPITVSQPSKRGQSPVYYKKETGGFSQTRESSFNTSRPLVNEVHPVKLQPHTPLFVSDCFRENRLDKPANSPHVRYRVDIKPDEAVLQHTTWKQPTARSDIPWQRYSSSSFRSMSVPRQMSTSTTPTPSESYSMDYKHSSHYPNSMPRAYIQPAEIPLGETSLRYPRKYRNLSIPNIPTKFFYTEDPIRCSVQSPGRTYFQENQYTINSSNRQNPSLSGQCMNDSRSQWVHTMPLHTHYAESYQEPLNAYYSRPYSVSEPGPYFMPSPAVRTHCRESAREYAFPSDYSKIFCTRPFHSPAECPIPIKAFHKERRHLPDMFPDEWYRSSIATCSSHHPSSQVTPQKVPAVSRQCANHLTEPSPLGDVRNYSKSWENILIPHMEKEHRISRGRSYENLYHQGRERVPSDNTQKPVIINLSSSPRRYAALSISENSLEKCASKRRTGIGCHWFVTPEITITDNEICSGNNRKKDGNWDGRQAQNTNTHNPKPSNLSEPSERKHNNSSLQQSLEQLDELLADLVFDYKPQNSEDLIDQLKLLINDEVKGEKSITDQEDSGLLNTQTSSLKTSQDTFKDPDSGCEGFQMNAEDITMNQSADEHGSMMCSNKKCQHMETLFNASLYFKSCHSCHTYYCSRNCRREDWDTHKDSCLHGRINSACRHILRHCRENSEIHKAFSRIAKVGYLSRGRGILFIGFQNTDSADTFLKVGLERITTSPTYLSLRELDSFKDNLGEYCKELQDAGKDYDPSECFLLNVSIAITDNRTSPRLQATTVRKYAKMSLASTSPDKKVLKKENDMETLILTPPPGTSAIDKEGHEGRKAREICFINIQKELRTRGVFLRHEFPQIYNQLCEFVENNKRFTPTTIYPIDKRTGKQFMCMIMAASEPRTLDWICAPHLLDDIT